One Lemur catta isolate mLemCat1 chromosome 15, mLemCat1.pri, whole genome shotgun sequence genomic window carries:
- the KLHL11 gene encoding kelch-like protein 11 → MAAAAVAAAAAAAAAASLQVLEMESMETAAAGSAGLAAEVRGSGTVDFGPGPGISAMEASGGDPGPEAEDFECSSHCSELSWRQNEQRRQGLFCDITLCFGGAGGREFRAHRSVLAAATEYFTPLLSGQFSESRSGRVEMRKWSSEPGPEPDTVEAVIEYMYTGRIRVSTGSVHEVLELADRFLLIRLKEFCGEFLKKKLHLSNCVAIHSLAHMYTLSQLALKAADMIRRNFHKVIQDEEFYTLPFHLIRDWLSDLEITVDSEEVLFETVLKWVQRNAEERERYFEELFKLLRLSQMKPTYLTRHVKPERLVANNEVCVKLVADAVERHALRAENIQSGTFQHPASHVSLLPRYGQNMDVIMVIGGVSEGGDYLSECVGYFVDEDRWVNLPHIHNHLDGHAVAVTESYVYVAGSMEPGFAKTVERYNPNLNTWEHVCSLMTRKHSFGLTEVKGKLYSIGGHGNFSPGFKDVTVYNPELDKWHNLESAPKILRDVKALAIEDRFVYIAARTPVDRDTEDGLRAVITCYDTETRQWQDVESLPLIDNYCFFQMSVVNSNFYQTASCCPKSYSLENEEAVRKIASQVSDEILESLPPEVLSIEGAAICYYKDDVFIIGGWKNSDDIDKQYRKEAYRYCAERKRWMLLPPMPQPRCRATACHVRIPYRYLHGTQRYPMPQNLMWQKDRIRQMQEIHRHALNMRRVPSSQIEC, encoded by the exons ATGGCGGCAGCGGCTGTTGCagcggcagcagcggcggcggcggctgcatCTCTTCAGGTGCTGGAGATGGAGAGCATGGAGACGGCCGCTGCCGGCTCGGCGGGGCTGGCTGCCGAAGTCCGAGGCAGCGGCACGGTTGACTTTGGGCCTGGGCCCGGGATCTCTGCGATGGAGGCGAGCGGGGGCGATCCGGGCCCGGAGGCCGAGGATTTCGAGTGCAGCTCTCACTGCTCGGAGCTGTCCTGGCGGCAGAACGAGCAGCGGCGCCAGGGCCTGTTCTGTGACATTACCCTGTGCTTCGGCGGGGCCGGAGGCCGCGAGTTCCGGGCCCACCGCTCGGTGCTGGCTGCCGCCACCGAGTACTTCACGCCCCTGCTCTCAGGCCAGTTTTCCGAGTCCCGCTCGGGCCGGGTGGAGATGCGCAAGTGGAGCTCCGAGCCGGGGCCCGAACCCGACACCGTGGAAGCCGTTATCGAATACATGTACACCGGGCGCATCCGCGTTAGCACCGGCAGTGTGCACGAGGTGCTGGAGTTGGCCGACAG GTTCCTATTAATTCGTTTAAAAGAATTTTGTGGAGAATTTCTCAAGAAAAAGCTTCATCTCTCAAATTGTGTGGCCATTCATAGCTTAGCTCACATGTACACCCTGAGCCAGCTTGCTCTGAAAGCTGCTGATATGATACGGAGAAATTTCCACAAAGTAATTCAGGATGAAGAATTTTATACTTTACCTTTCCATCTCATTCGAGACTGGCTGTCAGACTTAGAAATTACAGTTGATTCTGAAGAGGTTCTCTTTGAAACAGTTTTGAAGTGGGTTCAGAGAAAtgctgaagagagagagagatactttGAAGAACTTTTTAAATTGCTCAGGTTGTCCCAGATGAAACCTACCTACCTTACCCGGCATGTCAAACCAGAGAGGCTGGTAGCCAATAATGAAGTTTGTGTCAAGTTGGTGGCCGATGCAGTGGAGAGGCATGCCCTGAGAGCCGAGAATATACAATCTGGCACCTTCCAGCACCCTGCTTCTCATGTCTCATTATTACCTCGTTATGGGCAAAACATGGACGTGATCATGGTTATTGGAGGTGTGTCAGAAGGAGGGGACTATTTAAGTGAATGTGTGGGCTATTTTGTTGATGAGGACAGATGGGTAAACCTGCCCCATATTCATAATCACCTTGATGGACATGCCGTTGCAGTAACAGAGTCCTATGTGTATGTTGCTGGATCAATGGAACCAGGGTTTGCTAAAACTGTAGAAAGGTATAACCCGAATTTGAATACGTGGGAACATGTTTGTAGTCTGATGACAAGAAAGCATTCTTTTGGGCTGACAGAAGTCAAAGGGAAGCTCTATAGCATTGGAGGACATGGCAACTTTAGTCCTGGCTTTAAAGATGTGACCGTTTATAATCCTGAGCTTGATAAATGGCACAACTTAGAATCGGCACCAAAGATTCTTCGAGATGTCAAAGCGCTAGCCATTGAAGACCGCTTTGTGTACATTGCTGCCCGTACTCCCGTGGACCGGGACACTGAAGACGGATTAAGGGCTGTAATTACTTGCTATGATACAGAGACTCGACAGTGGCAAGATGTGGAGTCTTTGCCACTTATTGACAATTACTGCTTTTTCCAAATGTCTGTGGTCAATTCAAACTTTTATCAGACAGCATCATGCTGTCCCAAGAGTTATTCTTTAGAAAATGAAGAGGCAGTAAGAAAAATTGCCAGCCAAGTGTCTGATGAGATCCTTGAAAGCTTGCCTCCAGAAGTCCTCAGCATCGAAGGAGCAGCCATTTGCTATTACAAAGATGACGTCTTCATTATTGGTGGCTGGAAGAACAGTGACGATATTGACAAACAGTATCGGAAAGAAGCCTACCGATACTGTGCTGAGAGAAAGCGGTGGATGCTTCTTCCTCCCATGCCACAACCTCGGTGTAGAGCCACTGCTTGTCATGTGAGGATCCCATACCGGTACTTGCATGGCACACAGAGATATCCTATGCCTCAAAACCTAATGTGGCAGAAGGACCGCATCAGACAGATGCAGGAAATACATCGGCATGCCCTAAACATGCGGCGAGTGCCAAGCTCTCAGATTGAATGCTAG